A segment of the Kiritimatiellia bacterium genome:
CGTTAACCATGGCCAAGGGATTTCTCTATCTCCTGGGCCGGCAATTAGGCACACAAGGAGTGGTCTCGGCGACACACGAGCCGGCAATCAACGAGAACCTGCAAAGAATAGAGCAGAGCTTGAATCGCTGCACGGAAATGACGGAGGCCTTGAGCCAAGGGGCGCAAACAAACAGCAAGGCCATGGGGCGAGTTTCTTTGAACCGGATACTCCTGGAGCTGGCGGATACCTTTTCAGCTTGGGCCAAATACAAAGGCGTGGACGTATGGATCGTTCTGGCCTCGGAAGAGGTCTGTGTGAAAGGCGTCAGGATTCAGTTGGCTCGAGCTATGCAGAACCTTCTGATCAATGCGGTGGATGCCTTTTTGGGATGCACAGGAGAGGTCACCATGAATCTCCAGAGAGATCAGGATCTGGCCGTTGTGCGCGTCATGGACAACGGGCGGGGGATGAGCGCCGAAATATGGCCGCATGCCTTTGAGCCCCAATTCACCCGTGGCAAGGCGGAGGGGTGCGGTTTGGGGTTGGGCATTGTGAAGCGTATCGTGCAGGAGCACGGAGGGTGCGTGGAACTGGCGAGCCAACCAGGAATCGGCACTTCCATTGTCTTGCGTTTCCCTCTTTGCGCTCCTCCGTGATTATGGCCTTTGCTACGAATAAGGCTGGATGGCCGGGAGCAAATGGATCTTATGTGCAGCCTCCGGCGCTGAAGGTTCCGCATTCGACTCGTGGTGGGCGCACCACCCCGGGTCTTTCCAGGGGAGCGTGGCGTGCGGGGAGGCTCTTCCGCCGACGGAATTGGTCGACTTCGTTTCTCTGGGCGCACCCGTACTTTGAAACCCAGGTGAAGGCGAAAGGGAGTGCGTGTCACAGTGCGGCGGGAGGGGAACCCAACGAAGGGAGAGTCTTCAACAACGGGGAATACCTATCCCACCAATTTGCTGAACTTGACGCACACAACTATCCTTCCATTCTTTCACGGGGCCGGTCTGCGGGGCCAAGATTTTGATGCCGTTTGCATTCCCCTGCATTTTCGTGCATGATTTGGTCAAGAAGAAGGTGGCTGAATGAAAGCGGTTTGCTACTCCTTATAAAGAGGGGCGGGAGCTTGCTTGAAGGTGCAAACACTCGAAATGCCTAGGAAATATGATGGTTTTCTGTTCTGCTGATGCTTCGGCCTGAATGAGGGTCGTGACGGTAAATGTGTAACATATTGATGGCGGCCAGGTTAGACTGAAAATCCGTGTGTCGACGGTTCGATCCCGTCTCTGGCCACCTTCCCTTTTTGATGGCCGGAACCCGGGAGGTGGGAGCATGACTTCGAAGGACTCGCTGAAGCTGACCCTGCCGAACGACCTTTCCTACCTGCCGAACGCGCAGGCTTTTGTCACCGAGGCGGCCCGCCGATTCGGTTTTTTCGAGGCGGAACTCATGCCGATCGAGGTCGGCGTCGAGGAGGCCGTGACCAACGTGATGAAGTACGCCTACGACGCCGAGGAAAGCCGTAGCTTCGAGATCGAGTGCGAAAAGCTGCCCGCGGGCATGAAGATCGTCATCCGGGAGAAGGGCATGCCCTTCGATCCGGCGCAGGTCGAGGCCTATCGGGCCGGCGCGTCCCTCGAAGAGTCCTCGACCCGGGGTCTGGGGACCTTCCTGATGCAGCACCTGATGGACGAGGTGTCGTTCCACAACCTCGGAACCGAGGGCAAGGAGACGCACCTGGTCAAGTACCGCAAGGACAAGGCCGCCCTCGAGTCCGAGCAGCAGGAACGGCAGGTCGCGGCGGCGGAGCCCGAGGTCATCGTCGAAAAAATCGATTACGACGTGCGCGGGCTCGATCCCCGCGAGGCGATCCAGGTCTCCCGCTGCGCCTTCAAGTCGCACGGGTACAGCTTCTTCGACGAGCACATCTACTACCCCGAGCGCCTCGTCGCCATGAACCGGTCCGGCGAGATGATCTCCGCGGTCGCCGTGACGAAGGAGAAGGTGTTCATGGGGCACGCCGCGCTGGTCTACCAGTACCCCGAGGACCGGATCGCCGAGCTGACCTTCGTGTTCGTCAACGTGGAATACCGCGGGCAGGGCGCCCTCAACCGGCTGATCGAATACCTGTTCACCTGCCCCAAGACGAGGGAACTGCGCGGCATCTACGCGTACGCGGTCTCGAACCACGTTTTCACGCAGAAAGCGATGGCGCGCTACCAGGTCAACGACTGCGGGATCCTGCTGGCGACCAGCCCCTCGTCGTGGAAGTTCCGGGGCATCCCGGAGGCCGGCGCGCAGCGCATCAGCGTCATCCTCGGCTTCAAGTACGCGGGCGCGCCGGAGAAGCGGCGCCTGTACCCGCCGGAGCGCCACCGGGCCATGATCGAGAAGCTGTACCGGAACATCGGCGCGGCGGGCCACGAGTACGCGGCGCCGGGTCCCGCCGCCCCGCCGCCCGCCGGGGAAGCGGAACTTCTGACGGGCGTGAACGCGGCCGAGGGCTGCGCGGAGATCTTCGTCCGGCGGTACGGGGCGGACACGGCGACCGCCGTGCGCAAGGCCCTGCGGCAGTTCTGCGTCCAGCAGGTCGCCTGCGTCAACCTGTTCCTGAACCTGGAGGATCCGGCGACCGCGTCGCTCGCCGCGGAGTTCGAGAAGATGGGATTCTTTTTCGCCGGCATCCTGCCGTGCTCGCGCATCGGCGACGCCCTGATCCTGCAATACCTCAACAACGTGGCCCTGGATTACGGCAAGATCGTCGCGTATTCCGACGTCGCCCGGGAGCTCCTGGCGTACATCCGGGGACTCGATCCCAACGCGGACCTGTAGGCGGCCCATGCTCTTCCCCTCGCTGGCCGGACAACCCGTGGCGCGGATCAACCTCGACGACGAGGCGGCGCACTGGCTCGCCCGCCGGCCCGCCGCCCCGGACGCCCCGAACCCGCTGCTGGACCCCGCGGTTTGCGGGCAAATGATCGCCGAGGTTCATCGCCGGGAAGGCGCCGACTGGTCCTACGGCGGCTACCTCGAGGACCGGCGCCGCCTCTGGCGCGGAAGCTACCTGGAAAAGAGCGGCGCGTTCATCCATCTCGGCGTCGATTTCAACGTGCCCCGGGGCACGGAATTCGTGGCCGGTTTCCCGGCCGGCATCGTGGTGGTGGACGACGACCCGGACCGGGACGGCGGCTGGGGAAAGCGCATCATCCTTCGCCCGAAAATGCCCGGCGGCGACGTGCTGCTGATCTACGCCCACCTCCAGAACGTCCGGTGCCGGCCGGGGACACACGTGCCCGCCGGCGCCGTGTTGGCCGAGGTCGGCGGCCCGCCGCACAACGGCAACTGGCATCCGCACCTGCACGTCCAGGCGATCCGGCGCGGGCTGTTCGAGGAGATTCTGCTCGAGCGGTTCAGCGAACTCGACGGCTACGGGCGCGCGGAGGAGTTGGATGAACTGCGCGTCTCCTTTCCGGACCCGCTGCCGATCGTGCTGGCCTGACTCCGGGGCTTCCCCCCCGCCGGTTCCTGTGGTATCCCTTCGGCCGGATCGCTGTTCCCAATGGATTCGCCCAGCCAGAACCTGCCGCCGGTTACGGCGGCGGTGGTCGTCGCCGTCGCGGCCTACATCGCCGCGCAGATGCTCGCGGACATCGCCAGCCTGAAGATCGGGATCGTCGCGGGGCTGGCCGTGGATATGGGAACGTTCGTCTATCCCGTCACCTTTACCCTGCGCGACGTGGTCCACAAGCTGATCGGCCGCCGCCACGCCCGCCTGCTGATCGTGGCCGCCGGGCTGATCAACCTGCTGATGGCCGCCTACCTGCTGTGGGTGGCGCGGGTGCCGGGCGATCCGGGGTGGGGGCTGGACGCCGAGTTCCGCGCGATCCTCGCGCCGGTCTGGCGCATCGTGATCGCGTCCATCCTCGCCGAGGTGGTCAGCGAACTCCTGGACACGGAGATCTACCACCTCTTCGTCACGCG
Coding sequences within it:
- a CDS encoding HAMP domain-containing histidine kinase; protein product: MNKASQSTLRGEKKETVPDGPVDPVQCMSEWARDIRHPLTMAKGFLYLLGRQLGTQGVVSATHEPAINENLQRIEQSLNRCTEMTEALSQGAQTNSKAMGRVSLNRILLELADTFSAWAKYKGVDVWIVLASEEVCVKGVRIQLARAMQNLLINAVDAFLGCTGEVTMNLQRDQDLAVVRVMDNGRGMSAEIWPHAFEPQFTRGKAEGCGLGLGIVKRIVQEHGGCVELASQPGIGTSIVLRFPLCAPP
- a CDS encoding ATP-binding protein — its product is MTSKDSLKLTLPNDLSYLPNAQAFVTEAARRFGFFEAELMPIEVGVEEAVTNVMKYAYDAEESRSFEIECEKLPAGMKIVIREKGMPFDPAQVEAYRAGASLEESSTRGLGTFLMQHLMDEVSFHNLGTEGKETHLVKYRKDKAALESEQQERQVAAAEPEVIVEKIDYDVRGLDPREAIQVSRCAFKSHGYSFFDEHIYYPERLVAMNRSGEMISAVAVTKEKVFMGHAALVYQYPEDRIAELTFVFVNVEYRGQGALNRLIEYLFTCPKTRELRGIYAYAVSNHVFTQKAMARYQVNDCGILLATSPSSWKFRGIPEAGAQRISVILGFKYAGAPEKRRLYPPERHRAMIEKLYRNIGAAGHEYAAPGPAAPPPAGEAELLTGVNAAEGCAEIFVRRYGADTATAVRKALRQFCVQQVACVNLFLNLEDPATASLAAEFEKMGFFFAGILPCSRIGDALILQYLNNVALDYGKIVAYSDVARELLAYIRGLDPNADL
- a CDS encoding peptidoglycan DD-metalloendopeptidase family protein; its protein translation is MLFPSLAGQPVARINLDDEAAHWLARRPAAPDAPNPLLDPAVCGQMIAEVHRREGADWSYGGYLEDRRRLWRGSYLEKSGAFIHLGVDFNVPRGTEFVAGFPAGIVVVDDDPDRDGGWGKRIILRPKMPGGDVLLIYAHLQNVRCRPGTHVPAGAVLAEVGGPPHNGNWHPHLHVQAIRRGLFEEILLERFSELDGYGRAEELDELRVSFPDPLPIVLA
- a CDS encoding queuosine precursor transporter, producing the protein MDSPSQNLPPVTAAVVVAVAAYIAAQMLADIASLKIGIVAGLAVDMGTFVYPVTFTLRDVVHKLIGRRHARLLIVAAGLINLLMAAYLLWVARVPGDPGWGLDAEFRAILAPVWRIVIASILAEVVSELLDTEIYHLFVTRVTRRFQWLRVLTSNSVSVPVDSVLFSVGAFGWALPWVAVWQIFIFNMIVKYAVTLVSLPMIYLAPDRHAREELA